Genomic window (Nymphaea colorata isolate Beijing-Zhang1983 chromosome 1, ASM883128v2, whole genome shotgun sequence):
CTTGACCACTAATAATACGCCTCATCAccaatgaacaagaaatatgAAGAGGAAAGCTTCTGCTAGTCAAAAATTGTTTTGTTGCTTCagcaaattttcaaactttataaTCATTATTTCACAAAGAGTTGCAAACAAGAATAGTAAGACCAAGTCGTACTTTACAAACATGGGCTCAAAGTTGCCATTTTTCTATCATTGCATTAATATGATGCATGCTATgcttatgacttatgagttaTGAGGAATACAGAATGCTGAATGGAAAAGAACCTACAGATACATGAACTACAAAGTTGTGATACAGAACAATGCATATAAGTTCGTACCTGGTGAAGGCTGCCTAAGTGAATCTCGTTGAAGTTCAGACCACGAGTTTTCCAAGTTATGGATTTGTTCCTCAAGTGATTTCTggcaacaaaaaaggaaaaaaatgaaaaactggatttccCCGAAGTATTGGCATGGGATAGTAGTGGCTCAGAAGTGAGAAGTCAACCAactcaattttcttcttctctaaatCGCCTGCAGAAGATGCACCAGCAAGATCAGTTCCCTCTATGGCTACCGAATTGGCTTCTACTTCTACCACTTCTGCAGATCGCCTATTCTCCCATGTAGCTTGCAGCTTGTCCAATTCATCTCTGAAAGTACCTTCGGAAGATTCCATTTCCTGAAAATTAGTCACCAGCAATGGCATAGTTAAATTGGACAATCATTCAAAGGACAAAGAAGCACGGTGAAAAGGCCATGCTGTTGCTCCTTATGGTCATTCTGTAGCAGGCAACAAAAATATCTATAATAGGCTTAACAGCATTGCTCGCTACAAGAAAGAGATGTATAAAGGGACATACATTTCTAAGACATTCAAAAAAGGTGTGATGCTAACCACATTTACTGTGGTAGACTCTTGCTTCATATGGAAGATCTCCAGCCAATAAGAGTGTACACCTGACAGGGGGTTTAGTCAAAGACCTTCAAGTCGAAGAAGGTCAAGAGATCGATGTGAATAGTGCATCTCTTGGCATAACCTACTAGAGGCCTGTAAAACCCTAGCTTGACAtttggaagaaaatgaagaaagaggaGGGACAGCCAGTTAATGCAAAGCTGAACTTGGATAGTAcacttttgctttattttcacCTTCAAGTTGCACGGCCTTGAAAGCTAAACTCCATTATATAGTGAAATTTACCGTTGCatacaaaacaaatttaaatgattaaatcatgAGATCCATGCATGAGGTGATGCAATCCATCCACGAGATTTATTGTAGCAGCACAGACAAAGCATGATGAAGATACGCATCCAATCTGAGATGTGATGGTGGACAAGAGTTACAATCTCAGGAACACGGATTCAGCACACTCTTGAGACACAAGGAAGTTCAGATGCAGAGAAAACTAAATTCTAGAACCATTCACCTGATTCCTGTTTTTTGGTGAATCAAAAAGACCCTTTAAAATCCTTGATCTTAATTGATTTGGATGATCTGTTGCCCCCTGTATTATTCATTCAAGTAATTTAAGCATAATCAAGGTAAAATAAGTCTCCAAGGAATATCCATTATTCTGTAATTTAAACCATAGCTTAGGAGGACTCCACCAAAAGGTAACGCAAATGATGCCTGAATCAAGCAACAACAGTGGCAGGAATTACAAGGCAGAAATTGAACACTGTTCAACGAGAAGATATGGCCAAATTATGGCTTTTTGGTTGGCCACACTAAACCTAGAACTTCAGGATAGGTTGCTAAAGTGACCCTTTGTTACTTTTTATATCTGATATGCAGCTTCTGTCTCATTGACAAGCACTTGGAGTTcccaaaacaaatgaaaaaggcCCAcatcatgaaattgattttgagaCCAATgacttttgaaatttgaatgtaAGTGGCCATGAATCTGTTTAAATTATGGTGATTGTATAGAACAACGAAAACCTAAGATAGAAGGCATGGAACTGAGGAAAGAACTCCAGAGAACTGATTCACTTGAGTCTGTCCTTTCATAGGGCATCGCGAAATTTGGAATGATTTTCAGTCTTTTAAATCGCTTGGATTTTCTGATTATCCTGTTCTGGAAACTTACCACAAATATGAAGAAATATGATATGTTAGTACTGCAAAGAGGAGTTTCGACAATGACGAGAATCACAAACAGCAGAATGATGGAAACATTCTCACTACCATATAAAAGCAAGAGTTGAAGATTGATATGGAATTCATCCAACTGTACGTAAAAAGATGCAATGGAAATTGAGAGAACAATGTAACAGAATGCGACAATGTTTCATGGGCATTAAGTTCTCCAAAACCTTTAGCTCGTGAATTAGCAATCTGCTTAAATACTATATGTTACCAACCTTTAGTTTATTCTCCAAGATACTTGCTTCTTGCATTTTCTCCTGAATTTGCTTCTGACCATTTGATATAGCCTTCTCATAAGCAGCATTTTCCTCTTGCAGTGATGCTTCCCTTAACTGTGCCTGGTGATTAGCAAAAACCGCAAATTAGTACATGTCAAGGAAAGCAGGCCTGGATGAGCTAAAAACATTTCATTGCGCAGTAAAGTACAGCTGCATCGTTCAACAGAGTATCCCGTGAAAAAGATCAATTGATTTGAGCCAATAATTGCTATTAGCGACGTTTTTCATATCATGTTGAGGAACATTGTTAAGCCAATAATTATAGGTAGCACGTTGACCGTTTCACGTTAAACCCCGAAAGTCTATAGTGTGAGATGAAACTTTCTCACAGTGATCTACCCAAAACACTCAAGGAAACATCTCCAATTTTTAAGTGCGGTAGCAAGTCTTAACGGATCCCATCGTTTCCACCATTTGGCAAATTAACTTATTTTCAGTTGAGACCAGATATATGGCAGTTGATCTATCCTGCAAATCGCTGATACACCGACATCACGCAATCAATCATTCTTTCTGGAAGCACCAAAATAAACCCGAAGATGCAATCAGCAATTAATGTATGATCCGATTATAACATCTAAAGAATCCAATTCCACGTGACTAGTGCactttgagaaaacaaaaacctaTCAATTACATCGAACTGTTTTCCAGGATCGAGTTTAAGATTGAAACCCAACAAACAACGGCAAGGAAACCCACAAACCCCAATCGACCCACAAGGCAAATTGGCCATGGCGACGTCAACTTGCGTCGCATTTAGACgtaattgaagaaaaaaggaacctGTTATCCGAGAAGCGGAGAGGGGACGACTGGCGATCGTGAGATGGCATACGCACCTCTTGGCGGGTGGCTGAGTGGGCGTCGACTTGGAGAGCAAGGGCGGCGTTGGACGCGACGGAGTGGGCGTGTAGGTGGGGAAGACGCTGTGAAATGTGGGGAGGAGGCAGCCTGGCCCTCAATTGCTCGATGCTCCTCCGCAGCTCCCTGGCTTTagcctccctctccctcacGTACGCCTCTTGCTCGGGCGAGAACACCACTGCCCTCGGCGATGGAAACTCCTCATCGTTAATCCCACCGGCATTCCCTCCTACCACGTCTGCTGCCCAAGCTAGCAGCCCCGccatctcttcctctcctcctctaCACGTGCGACCTCTTTCTCCTCAACGAGGAGATGCCAACGCTGGACCTTTTCGGAAGATATTAGCACCAATTATCGACCGCGATTCAACTAGAGAAGCCTTTTACGAAACTCGTCATTTCTTGTGAATTAATAGAACAGCACACTGATTAGAAGTTCGTAGTCTGATGGGTGTTTTACTTCAACGATGAGCATCACTCTCTGGTCCTGTCTTTCCCATTGCACCCAATTGCCTCGAGGTGAAAGGATTCCTTGTGTTGTAGAGTGTGCCTCTCACCGTCTTTAATTGGGAAGATAATGTTATCTTCCAACATAGAGATTAAGAAGGCGTTTGTTTACCTCGGATGTCTTCACTGAGATCTCATACCTGAATATTTGAAGTCCGGCCCCTCCCCACATTCGACTTCATTACGAGATATTGGACAAATAATTATTGGATATCTCAAATTCTCATTTTCATACAATGTTCAAATTTGGTGTTTATTTGCTATGAGGTTGCCACGTAAAATGAACCTCATCTCGCTTTAATGTGTGATCTGATGTTATCAAATAATTGACTCGGACTAAACAACAGTTTTTTTCTAATCTCATTCCCGTTTTGACACACCTTCAGTGGAACGTTGATCTATTTTTTCGACAATGCTTGCTGGTTTGGATTCATTAGTTTACTTACAGTATAAACAAAGCGAAGAAAGTCAATCCTATTTctcgttttctttttgttttcttaaattAATGGCAAAAGAAGTATTGTGCTTCTTCAGCGTATGTTTCATTGCATCGAGTAAGGTGAAAATAACGCCGTCGTTAACTACGTTTTCTGAAAAATCGAACATAAATTACATAAGGGAACTGAATGAAAACACTTAAAGAATTtgtgacttaaaaaaaaaactcttactTTTTCATACattatctcatttttcttttattttcatctgTTTagtattgtctttttttttttctcccatccAAATATAGAATTAGTTCACCAGCCATTTGTTCGGAGGACACCTGCATTCCTTACACACGGGACGTACAAGCCTGTTGTGGTTGTCATTTACGTGCTTGAGATCCCAATATATAGATTGACATCAAACATTTGGAGATCTCAATGAAACCGGTTTGAATGCATGGGAGTAATTCTGCCCCCACATAAATTCCTATTATACTTCACCATCTAGATCAGGTGTACCACTTGTCCGGTTAGTCCGATCTGTTTGCACCACAATGGGTTAAGTTTCTAAAGACAGGAGCAGAATGGATTGGGTCCAGCAAAGAGGCTAAAGTCTTTAGTTGATCTTGGGTCAATGATAAACTTAGCTGGTTTAGTAACCCATCCATTTTCATATGCTTTGCCGGATGAATCCATTATTAataaacatatttatttttcatggaGTTTGTGCAATAGACAGTACAAcaatcgataaaaaaaaaaaaaattaatatgcaaGTTAAAAGATAACAGAAAGTCACTTGGCATCAAAAGCAAACATACttgagaataagaaaaaaagacaaagaacgTTGAGCGGTAGGACCAAACAATAGTATCAACAAATATCTCCGTTATCCTGCATTGAGGAAAAATGCAGGATCTGGATCCGCACTCGAACCCAAAAGGCCCTTGCAACTTCCCACCCAGTTAAACCTTGCGAGCGGAGGTAAAAATTAAGGCTGGAATGGATAACGTCTTCCCTCGGGCGGGAAGGTGaagcattctctctctctctctctctctctctctctcgccatGAGCAGTTCTCTCCTGTTTCATCTGCAACCCACCGGCTACCAGacattgaagaaggtgagcTTGTCACGGCACACGTTATTGCTCCTGTAAACGTCCTGACAGATCCCTTGTGTTACCATTTTCTTGCAAGTCATAGTATAGTTATTCCTTTGTTGGCGTCTGTTTTTGAAGGATGGCTTTGCTTCTGGAGCCAAACCAACTGATCGATTATTGAGGGCATCGGAGCAGAAGacgaagcagaagaagaagaagcaggaaTGGACGAGGGCGGCTACCGGAGTTTATATGGAGGCCGAGACTGGGCTCCCTCCTTTCATGCTCTTTGAGAAACCTCGTGTTGAGCAACCGATGCCAGGAGGAGTACGTATAAAAGAATCTGCCCAATTATGTTTTTACTATTTCCAAGTTTCGGCTGATCCCAAAGCCAAACTACTTCACTACCCACATTTGCAAActtcttgttttccttgttatttGTACGACCTCGAAAAATTCATGTGTCGGTAAGTCGCTTTGATTCGAAATCCTGGCAACCAATTTTTGTAAACTTCTTATTCTCTATCGACGATAACAAAGATTTCGAGTAATAGAAGAGCAAGGGAGACATCTGAGGGCCTGGTTAGAATAGTTAATCGTGGAACGGTCAATTATCATGTCACATTACATTATCTTTTATTAGGGTTATCGTAGTATTGATCAGCACAAGAAGCCTTTGAAATTGTGTGAAATTGTTCACATCATCTCTTTATGTACGAGAGACGCCTTACTCCAGCTTATTGAAGAGTAATGTTTATCTCGAGATTCTGTGGACTTCCCGTGTCCCACTTGCAGAATTTTCTTTAGTTACTAATGTCATACTGATTTGTCTGGGGAGTGTTTGGAGTGGAAGGATCCATGCTGAAACGTGAACATAAGATTAGTTTTTCTTGATTCATATCACGAAGTCCGTTCCTAAAAAATGGGAATAAAGTATCTGTTGGTGACCTGGTGGAATCTGTTTCATGCGTGAGGAAATGGCTTGTGTCTTGTCTCAGAACGTACCAATGCAGTTGCTAACAAAATCCATTTGCATGATATTTGAAACATGTTAAATGCAAGGAGCTTGTCCACTTTCCTTATAGCGTGTGCGCCAAACTCCTTGCCCATCCCTCTGTTCATGTTGACGACAAAAGATGCTGCTTGCTTTTATTTCAGTCTTGCTTTATTTAATTTCTGAATCCCAACATCCTTCCTTTGACCTGAGGTGGCAGGAAGTTGTCGAACtttcttcttcataaaaaaccTCTTGTGAAGAAACCCATTTTTCACAAGTAATTATGTGATAACACTGATAAAGCGTCCTAGGCCAGCTAGGTCTATGGGAAAGCTTCACCGAACTCATTTTCTAACTACTGAACTGCTACTTCATTTGTTAGGCGAGCTATAATATGTTGTTTAAACCAAAATGGCATCCTTGGGAACTATATACATCGGAGAGTCTCTCTTAGCAGCAAAAGACAATGAATCTACTATATCTTCCTTGAACTTATTTAGTACGTAACTGCAATAGGAAGGTTTCTCATACCAGAAAAGCATGACCGTGCCATATGTTTTAAAGTACTAAGGAAGTACCTATATAAACTCATCGTGCGTATGCTGTACCCAAATTATTTTGGTTGAACAAGCTGGAAATGTTGTTATTGAAATCATCAGCTTCAGGGTGGAGTGGCAAAGTTCAGCATTGCCGTTCAGTTGTCCATACTTTATGCTAAATGACTATGGGTGAAGAAgcttattttattatttttttgtccaGTTTGAAGTTTGTTGTCTGTAGTCaaattgttttctctttctttggttcaATTTATTAACATCTGTCATGGGTTGGCAGTTGGAACCTGCTGATCCtgatttttacaaaattggCTATGTTCGTCATGTTCGTGCTTATGGAATAGAATTCATGGAAGGGCCTGATGGTTTCGGGGTTTATTCTTCTAGAGATGTGGAACCACTACGAAGAGCCCGGGTGAGAAGCTAATTCTGCGTTGTTCATGACCAACTGATTTTGTACATGCTTTgatcatttatttatttgtgcTAGTCTACATGTTCTATATGTTGAATTATTATGGATTAGTTGATCTTAAGCATCAGTCATTGGCAAAACTATTGCTGTTTGTTTGTCTTGCATCCAACATTTTTCTGGCattaaaattcatgtttttgtttgtctGCAACTTCTCTTGCTTCTTATTCTCTTAAAATTGTCTAAACCTCCCTCTGTGATGTAGACCTTCTTTCAATGCTATTCATGACAAAGTCCATGAAATGCTAAACTTAGCATCGTATTATAAATGATAAGAGTCCATGATGTATCAAATTTGTCACAACCTTATCATATATCCATACTTTGAGTT
Coding sequences:
- the LOC116266822 gene encoding uncharacterized protein LOC116266822 — its product is MAGLLAWAADVVGGNAGGINDEEFPSPRAVVFSPEQEAYVREREAKARELRRSIEQLRARLPPPHISQRLPHLHAHSVASNAALALQVDAHSATRQEAQLREASLQEENAAYEKAISNGQKQIQEKMQEASILENKLKEMESSEGTFRDELDKLQATWENRRSAEVVEVEANSVAIEGTDLAGASSAGDLEKKKIELKSLEEQIHNLENSWSELQRDSLRQPSPAQREKLLEKQLHSLLEQLATKQAQAEELTVEIHAKELELEKLNAVQLKLDYASMETNMTRNRMGRFGSLASGPMHDRPGYGRDHLNLSGLVGDPTGSRVRGRSLPSGRQQKLMLARSAFVLYILTLHLLVFIKISSVTLGRRS